CGATTCTTTTGGCATCAATTAAGATTTCGTCCTCTTTTGCATTTTCCAATGCCCAGCTTGAATAGTCCGAATTTTCTATGATTCCTTTGGCTAAGGTGATGGCGGTGCCACTTGGTGCATCTAATTTTTGTGTATGGTGTATTTCTTCCATGGAAACTTTATATTCCCTGATGTTTGACATCATTTTAGCGAGATAATCATTCAGTTGGAAAAATATGTTTACGCCTAAACTGAAATTGGAACCGTAGATAAATGCCCCGTTTTTTTCCTGGCAAAGAGCAACCATTTTGTCATAGCTGTCAAGCCAACCGGTAGTTCCGGAAATGATTGGAATATTGTTGTCTAAACAGGTTGAGATATTGCTAACCGCAGCGTCAGGAATACTAAAATCAATTGCGACATCTGCCTGTTCCAATCCTTCAAAAGTATCTTCTGCAGATTTTCTCAAAACGATTTCATGGCCTCTTTCCAAAGCGATTTTTTCAATCACTTTACCCATTTTGCCATATCCCAAAAGTGCTATTTTCATGCTGTGCTATTAAAAATTGTAATTTAATGTCAGTCCGACATTTTTTTTGTAATTCAGGTCGTTTTGGTAAATATCCGGCTTGAGCGTGAGCTTATCGCTTACATTGAATTGCAGGAGATGCGCGTCCACATTGGCCTCAACAATATTCAGGATGTAGATACCTACCGTGACAATCAAAGAAAGGTCGCGGTTTTTCTGGAACTGCCTTTGTGCAGAAATCAGCTGATTGTCTGTCAGGTTGGAAAGTTTTCCGTTTGGGTCTTCTGTTCCGTTTAAACGCCTTTTGTATTCGTCTCTGTATTTGTGGTAATTCTTGTTGTTGTAAGCATAGATTCCTATTCCGGTTCCTAATGCTGCATATACGATGGGAATTTTCCAGTATTTTTTATTATAGGCCTGTCCCATACCCGGAAGTATGGCCGAATAAAAGGCAGCTTTAGAAGGAGCCAATGGATTGATTTCTTCTCCTTTTATGCTGTCGCGTACGACAATATTCAATTCTTCCTGTGCGCTGACGGAAGTAATTCCAATCAGAAAAAAGAGAAAAAATATGGAAACTAACTTATTCACTAACCTTTGATTAATTTGATAATTCGGTTGAAATCCTCTTCAGAATGGAATGGGATCGTGATTTTTCCTTTACCATTTCCGGCTACTTTGACATCTACTTTTGTGCCAAAATAGTTTCCTATGGCTTTCTTTTCTGATTCATCAATGGTAAATGCATTACCTTTTGCCGCTTTTGGCGGAGCCGGTTTCAGGCTGTCCTGGTAATTTTTAACCAAGGCTTCCGTTTCTCTTACAGAAAGATTTTGGCTGACGATTTTTTGGTAAATATCAGCCTGTATGTCATGGTCTTCAATGTTAATGATAGCACGACCGTGTCCCATAGAAATAAAACCATCGCGGATTCCGGTCTGGATAATCGGGTCAAGTTTTAATAATCGCAGGTAATTGGCAATTGTGGAACGCTTTTTACCTACGCGGTCACTCATCTGCTCCTGCGTTAACTGAATCTCGTCGATTAAACGTTGGTAGGACAGGGCGATTTCGATAGGGTCAAGGTCATGACGCTGTATGTTTTCTACCAAAGCCATTACCAGCGATTCATTGTCGTTGGCAAGCCTGATATAGGCAGGTACAACTGTCAATCCGGCTAATTTTGAAGCACGAAGCCTTCTTTCTCCGGAGATTAGCTGGAATTTGTTAAAGTCTAATTTTCGTACGGTAATAGGTTGGATGACACCCAATTCCCTGATGGAAGTAGCCAATTCCTGAAGGGATTCTTCATTGAAATTGGTTCTTGGCTGAAACGGGTTTATTTCAATAGCATCAATTTCAAGCTCAATAATATTACCAACTACTTTATCTGCATTTTTATCCTCTGCCGATTTGATGTCGTTTTCCGGATCTTTTAGCAATGCTGATAAACCTCTTCCTAATGCTTGTTTCTTTATCGCCTTTGTCATAAACTGTTTCTATTTCGTATTTTTCTTAATGATTTCTTCTGCCAGGTTGATATAATTGGTTGCTCCTTTACTGGTTGCATCATAGTTGATAATGCTTTCTCCAAAACTTGGGGCCTCGCTCAATTTTACATTACGCTGGATAACTGTTTCAAAAACCATATCGTGGAAATGTTTCTGTACTTCTTCAACTACCTGATTGGATAGGCGAAGGCGGGAATCATACATAGTCAGCAATAAGCCTTCTATATCCAGATCCGGATTATGGATTTTTTGGACACTTTTTATCGTATTCAATAGTTTTCCTAATCCTTCCAGAGCAAAATACTCACATTGGATTGGAATCACTACTGAATCTGCTGCTGTCAATGCATTTAATGTCAGCAATCCCAACGATGGAGCACAGTCGATTAGAATGTAATCGTATTTGTCCTTTACGCTTTCCAATGCTGTTTTTAGCATATATTCCCGGTTTTCCTTGTCGACCAATTCGATTTCGATAGCCACCAAATCAATATGGGCAGGAATCACGGATACGTTTGGAGATGAACATTCGATTGTTGCTTCCTCCGGCGTATTACTGTGTTCCAGAATCTGGTAAGTTCCAATTTCTACCGACTCTACGTCGATTCCTAAACCCGAACTTGCATTCGCTTGAGGATCAGCGTCAATCAGTAATACTTTTTTCTCTAAAACTCCCAAGGAAGCTGCTAAATTAACAGACGTCGTTGTTTTGCCAACGCCGCCTTTTTGATTTGCAATAGCAATGATTTTGCCCATTTAATTTCTAAAATTTTGAACCGTAAAAATACAATTATTTATGGGTTTTGAAAATCTATTTTGTTAACAATATAAAAAGAGATAGCGAATAAAAAAGCCGGAAGTATTCCTCCGGCTTATGGTGCTGTTTTTGTTTTTGGCAGTATGCCTTGTTATTTCAAAATCAGTTTTTGGATAACTTTCTACTTTGTTCATAAAACTCACAACCTTATCGACTTAGCAACTTTATTAACTGTTTTAGCCACAGATTAGTATGATTATACAGATTTTGAATCTTGTGTCAAATAAAAGAATACATTAGTTATTTTGGTAAGATCCTCTTTTATATACATAAAATGCAAAACCTTAGCCTCTCAGAACCTTAGCAGCTTAGTACCTCTCCTAATTATTTTTCTTGGCCTTAATCATAGCTTCCAACATGTCCCACATTTCTTCAGGAACGGCTTCCAGAAGATTGAACTGTCCGGCACCTTTAAGCCATTCGCCACCATCGATGGTAATGACTTCACCGTTGACATAGGCTGAAAAGTCAGACACGAGATAGGCGGCAAGGTTGGCTAATTCCTGATGGTCGCCCACTCTTTTTAGTGGTACTTTTTTTGCCAGGTCGAATTTGTCTTTCAGGTCGCCCGGTAATAATCTGTCCCAGGCACCTTTGGTAGGAAATGGTCCCGGTGCTATGGCATTGGAACGGATTCCGTATTTGGCCCATTCAACGGCAAGGCTTCGGGTCATGGCTAAAACGCCGGCTTTTGCTGTGGCTGACGGAACTACATAAGCAGAGCCCGTCCAGGCATAGGTTGTGACAATATTCAAGATGGTTGTGTTTTGCTGTTTGGTGTCAATCCAATGTTTTCCAAAAGCCAGGGTGCAGTTTTTGGAGCCTTTTAGCACAATGTCAATAATGGTATCAAAGGCGTTGGCCGATAGCCTTTCTGTAGGAGAAATAAAATTTCCGGCCGCATTGTTCAGTAATACATCTACTTTACCAAATTTTTCCAGAACTGAAGCGAGCATGGTTTCAACCTGCTCATAGTTGCGGACATCGCAGGCTAAAGGAAGGCATTCACCGCCGGTTTCTTTTTCAAGTTCTTCTGCGGTAGTTCTTAGTTTTTCAAGATCGCGGGAAGTTATGGCAACTTTGGCGCCTAATTCCAGAAAATATTTTGTCATTGCTTTTCCAAGCCCACTTCCACCGCCTGTAACAACAATTGTTTTTCCTTCGAGGGCATTATCGCGAAGCATTTTTTTTGTAAAATCCATGTGTGTCGTTTTTCTTTTTTACTAAAATACGGAATTATTACAAAAGATATTTTTCCTATTCAAAATAAATGCTCAAGTAGTTGTTGAGATGGAATTAATGCTTAATAAACGTTTGGCAGTTTAACTTAGGGTAAGGGCGTGTGATTTATAAATTTCTGTTCAGCCACAGATTAGATGATTGTGCAGATTTGAAGAGTTCCTGTCAGACAGAAGAAAATATTAATAACTGCTTTTTTAAATTTTCAAAACTTTACGGCCCTGTGTCTTTGCCTGAAAATATTGCTGGCAAAGGCACAAGAACGCTAAATTCATAATAATGGAAATCTGGAAGAGACTTTTTAAATCAGTGTTTCGTCTTTTCTATTTTATCGTGTATTTTCAGGTATTCAGGCAAAGCAGCCGAACCGTACCATTCAAATACTTCTACCTCAAAAAGTTTTTCTTTTATGGCAGGGTCGGTAAGTAATAATTCGTTTGCTTCCTCAATTGTTTTTGCATTCAGGATAAAGATGCCGCGATAATTTTTATCGTTTTTCTTTAAAGGACCGGCAACAATCAGCTTGCCGTCTTTAGCCAGACGGTTGATGTTGTCCATATGGCCTTTGAAAAGCTCGTTTAATTTTTCTTTGTCGTCTATTTTATTGCTTCCGGTTTTTAAGATAGCCAGGACATACATTTTCATTCCGTAATCGTCAGCACCCAAAGACTCTGCAAGTTTGCTGTCATAGTTAGGATTTACTGTTTGGGCATTTGCTTTGAAGCAACTGACAAGCATCAGTATAAGTAGTATTTTTTTCATGATTGGTTGTTTTGTCCCTTGAGTAGGGTTTTGACAATAAAAAAAAGCGGGAATATGATTTCCCGCTTTTTGAAATGATTATTCCTGCATTAAGATGTCTAAGATTGTAATGGCAGCTTCGCTGATTTTAGTTCCGGGACCAAAAACGGCTACTGCTCCGGAATCAAAAAGATATTGGTAGTCCTGGGCAGGGATTACGCCGCCAACGATTACCATAATATCTTCACGTCCGTATTTCTTTAATTCTTCGATTACCTGAGGCACCAATGTTTTGTGTCCGGCAGCAAGAGAAGAAACACCTAAAATATGTACGTCGTTTTCTACGGCCTGTTTGGCTGCTTCTGCCGGCGTTTGGAACAGAGGTCCAATATCAACATCAAAACCTACATCGGCATAACCTGTTGCGACAACTTTGGCACCACGATCATGTCCGTCCTGTCCCATTTTGGCAATCATTATTCTTGGTCGACGGCCTTCGGATTTTGCAAATTCGTCGGCTTTTTGCTTTGCTTTTTCAAAGCTCTCGTCATTTTTAATTTCTTTGCTATACACGCCGCTAAACGATTTGATTTGCGCTTTATATCTTCCAAAAACAGTTTCCAATGCATCGCTGATTTCACCCAAAGTGGCTCTGTTTCTGGCGGCATCTACTGCAATTTCCAATAAATTGCCCTGGCCGGATTTAGCGGCTTCGGTCAATTTATGCAAGTTCTCTTTTACTTTTTCGGTATTTCTTGTAGCTTTTATTTTTTCCAGTCTTTCGATTTGCTGTCTGCGCACCATCTGGTTGTCGACATCCAGGATGTGTAGCGGGTCTTCTTTTTCCAGTCGGTATTTGTTTACGCCTACAATGATATCCTGGCTGGAATCGATTCTTGCCTGCTTTCTGGCTGCGGCTTCTTCAATTCGCAATTTTGGTATTCCCGCTTCGATGGCTTTGGTCATACCGCCTAATTCTTCTACTTCCTGAATGAGCTGCCAGGCTTTGTGGACAATTTCATCGGTAAGTTTTTCTACGTAATAGCTTCCCGCCCAAGGGTCTACCGTTTTGGTAATTTTGGTTTCTTCCTGAAGGAAAATCTGTGTATTTCGTGCAATTCTTGCTGAGAAATCCGTAGGCAAGGCTATGGCTTCGTCTAAGGCATTGGTATGTAATGATTGCGTACCTCCAAAGGCGGCGGCGGCGGCTTCGATACAGGTGCGGGCTACGTTATTAAACGGGTCCTGTTCTGTAAGACTCCAGCCCGAAGTCTGGCAATGGGTTCTTAAGGCAAGCGATTTCTCGTCCTGAGGATTGAACTGTTTGAGCAGTTTAGCCCACAGCATTCTTCCGGCACGCATTTTTGCAATTTCCATAAAATGGTTCATCCCAATGGCCCAAAAGAACGAAAGTCGTGGAGCAAACTCGTCGATTTTCATTCCTGCAGCTAGTCCTGTACGGATGTATTCAAGTCCGTCGGCTAAAGTATAGGCCAGTTCAATATCTGCCGTAGCTCCGGCTTCCTGCATGTGGTATCCGGAAATCGAGATAGAATTGAACTTAGGCATTTTTTTACTCGTAAAGTCGAAAATATCGGCGATGATTTTCATTGACGGAGTAGGCGGATAGATGTAAGTGTTTCGTACCATGAATTCTTTCAGGATGTCATTCTGGATGGTACCTGAAAGCAGTTCCGGTTTTACGCCCTGTTCTTCAGCAGCTACGATATAAAATGCCATAATTGGCAATACGGCACCGTTCATGGTCATGGAAACCGACATTTCATCAAGCGGAATCTGGTCGAACAGTACTTTCATGTCTTCTACAGAGTCGATAGCCACACCTGCTTTTCCAACATCGCCAACCACTCTTTCGTGGTCGCTGTCATAACCTCTGTGCGTTGGAAGGTCGAATGCAATGGAGAGTCCTTTTTGCCCGGCAGCCAGGTTTCTTCTGTAAAAGGCATTACTTTCTTCTGCTGTTGAAAATCCGGCATATTGACGAATAGTCCAGGGACGGCGAACGTACATAGTGGCGTACGGGCCACGAAGATTTGGTGCGAATCCTGCTCCAAAATTAAGATGTTCCAGATTTTGGATGTCTTCTTCGGAATAGGTGTTTTTCAGTTCGATACCTTCGGCCGTCAGGAAGTTTTCGACGGTTTCTGATAGGGTCTTTTTATTGTCGGCTTGTGAACCTAATTTTATATGTTGGATGTCTTTTCTTTTCATGGTTTATCTAGAATCGCTGTTTCTTTGATAAAGTGTTTTATTTCGTCTGTACTAACTTCTCCATATTTTATCATAAGCTTGCCTTTCGAATTAAGAGTGATAAAGCACTCGCAACTCTCCATCTTATTTATTTTGTTTATTAAGTTATGAAGAAAATGGTTCTCATCGTAATAATAATTGTATTCCGGAGTATATTTTTCCTTTCCTTTTTCTTCATAAAAAGAATTTATGATTTTGGAATTTTCCGGAAATACAACATTGCCTTCTTTGTAGAAATTATCAAACCATTCTTCTCCTTTCTTAGGATCACCCACGTATTTTGAATAATGGCAATATTTTCGAGGCTGTATGTAATGGATTGACAGCATTGAAACAGAATCCAAATTGGTCTCAGTATATTTATTCAGATACAATTTCAAATTGGCCAGTTCAATTTGCATCAGATTTCGGGAAAATGTATTTTTAAATGACTTTTGCGCATAGGTCAAATTGCCTATAAAGAATATGCAGATTAATAAGTTTTTAAAGTTTTTCATAACCTTATCCGTTTTCTTTTTCGCTTTCCAAACGTTCCTGTTCCATTTTTTCTGCCAATCGTTTTTCTATGATTGGTGTTACCAGCGTTTTTCTAGGTTTTGATTTTACAAAAGGAAATAGCTCCAGGTCGTGGCTCATCCTGTCATTTTTGTTAGGATATTTATTGGTTCCCAACAGGATTTCTTTTCCTGAATCAAACAAATCCTGTTCTTTTGCAGCACTCTCCTGAATTTTTCTTTGAATAGTGCCTTCAATCAATTGTGTAATTAAACCACCGTTTGCTTCGATGTCTTTGAACAGGGCTAAAGCTTTTTCGGCTAATTGCTCTGTTAATGTTTCTATATAATAGCTTCCGTCTGCCGGATTATTGACCTTGTCAAAATAGCTTTCGTGTTTTAGTACCAGAAGTTGGTTTCTTGAAATGCGATCCCCAAATTCGTTGTCTTTATGGTATAAGGAATCGTATGCCAGATTCGAAACGGCATCCGCACCGCCTAAAATCGCACTCATGCATTCTGTGGTGGTGCGAAGCATATTTACGTTATAATCGTAGAGTGTTTTGTTTCTTTTGGTTGGGACAGCAAGTATGTGGCAGCCTGAATTATGGTCGTATTCTTTAGCCAAAAGGTCAAAAAGCAGGCGTAGGGCACGCAGTTTTGCAATCTCGAAAAAATAATTTGTTCCCACAGCTACCTGAAATGTGATGGGCTTTGAAACGGTTGCCATCCGGTTAAAGTATTCATTGGCATGGGCTAGCATATAAGCCAGTTGCTGGACAATATTGGCTCCGGCATTTTGATAAAGGCTTCCGTCAATGCTAAGGAAATTCGCATTTTGGCAAGAGATGGAAATTCTATTCAGAAGGTTAAAGTCGGAATCAAGATTCGTGTGCCAGTTGCCCTCTTTTGCCAGTTTTCCAATCGGGTCAATTTGTATAAAAAAGTTGGCGTTTCTGTTTTTGGCAATGGTGTCGATTTTTTTGACGAAATCGATTGAAAGGAATGATAAATGGAAGTAAACGGTTATCGTTTCTAACGGAAGTTTTTCCAATAGTTTAGCTATATCCAGATTTTCATCTTCTATAGTAAACCCGATACTTTCTGCTCCTCTGGACAGGGTTTCCAAGGCACGATTTACAGATTTATCCAAATCATGTACGAAAATATTCTGGACTATTTTGAAAGCGGTTTCTTTTTCTGAGAAAGAAAGCGGGTTTTCAAATTCGTCAATATGGTAGAAGGGCTTTACTTTGATGCCCTCCGGACTTTCCCAGATTAGCGTTTCGTTATAATCTGCTCCTTTGAGTTCGTACTGAATCTGCTGCTTCCATTGTTTGGAAGTTACTGGATTGAAGTCGTCAAATAGATGGTCGGCCATTTTTAGGTTATGTTGTTCTGCTAAAACTGTTAATCTTCGCAGAGATAATATTATAATGATTTGCTTTGCTCTTCTTCTGGCAGGTCTTCTTCAAATTCGATAATATATATGTCTTCGCTGTCGCGTTTCATATAGTATTTTTCACGGGCATATTTTTCAATCTGATCAGGATTCTTGAGCAGTTTTATTTTTTCTTCGTCGAGTTTAATCTCGTCCTGATAATATTTTTTATTGTCTTCCAGTTCTTTTATTTCCTTGTTAAGAATTCTATGGTCTAGCAGGGAATAATTGTCAAGAAAAACCATCCAGGCTATAAAAAGCGCCAATACCAATACATATCTGTTTCCGAGAAATCTCAGAAAAGGATAACGGCTGATTATATTTTTGAACGGATTTTTCATCCCTGAATTTTTACTTTATAAAATTAGGAATAAAAATTATAAAATACGCTGATTGATTACGGCCCGGACTACATCAATGGCCACGGTATTGTATTTGTCGTTTGGAATAATGATATCTGCAAAAGCTTTAGTTGGTTCGATAAATTGCTCGTGCATTGGTTTTAATGTTGTCTGGTAGCGGTTCAATACTTCTTCCATGTCGCGGCCTCTTTCGGCAATATCACGTTTGAGGCGGCGAATCAGACGTTCATCCGGATCAGCGTGGACAAAGATTTTTATATCAAACATGTCGCGAAGCTCCGGATTGGCAAGAATCAGGATGCCTTCAACTATCATAACTTTTCTTGGATGCGTGTTGATAGTGTCTTCAGTACGGTTGTGCGTTACAAAAGAATAAACCGGCTGTTCTACATTTTTTCCGGCTTTTAAATCCTTTAAATGAGCAACTAACAATTCAAAATCGATGGCCCTTGGATGGTCAAAATTGATGAGTGCTCTTTCGTCAAAACTGAGATTATGGTTTTCTCTGTAATAGGAGTCCTGAGAGATTATTCCAACTTCAGTCTGAGGTAATTCGTTCATAATTTGTTGGACAACAGTTGTTTTTCCGCTTCCGGTTCCGCCGGCAATTCCGATAATGAGCATAAGGGTTGTGTTATGTTTTTCTTTTGGCAAAAATAGAAATTATATTGAGAGTGGTTTTTGTTTTTTAGGGAAATGTTTCAGCGGAGAATTGGAGTTCTGATTAATTGAGAAAAAATTAATCCACAAGCAACAGAATTTTATTAATTTTAATAGGGCTGACAAATAGCAGATTAAAAATAAAAATTATGGAAAAAAAGGAACTGACCATTAAGGCAGCAATCCAAATACTCAAGCCTGTATCTGAAGTGTTTGAAGCGATTGTTGATCCTGAAAAAATGGCAAATTATTTTATTGCGAAAGGTTCGGGTAGGATGGAGGAAGGGATAGAAATTGAATGGAAATTTCCTGAATTTGATATGCAATTCCCGATTACGGTTGGCAAAATCGAAAAGGACAAGTATGTATCGTATTATTGGGATGTCAATAAAAAGAAAAATCTGGTAGAAATAACCTTATCGTCTTTTGGAAAAGATACTGTTGTAACGGTTACTGAGAAAGGAATGGAAAATAATGAAGAAGGAATTAGCTGGCTGATGGGAAATACGGAAGGTTGGGCAAATTTTCTAGCCTGTCTTAAAGCGTATCTGGAATATGGTATCAACCTTAGAAAAGGAGCCTTTGAATTTAGGAGAGAAGATTAAAGAGAGGTTCACCTGAGAATTTTTATTTTAGCCACAGATTAAAATGATTACGCAGATTTGGGAAACCTGAATCTGGATAAATAAAAAAACACGCCCAAATATGGGCGTGCTTTTTTTTAGGTTATTACTATTTTATTTTTTGACGACTTTTACAGTCGATTTTTTTCCATTTGACATGACGGATAAGGCGTAGGTTCCGTCAGGCAAATCGCCAAGGAATAGCCTTACTTCCGCAGAATGGTCGTCGTGTTTTCTCACCATCTGACCCATGAGGTTGTATACCTCAATCGAATCGATGGTTTCCGAACACTGGATGTTCAGGTAATCTTCCACCGGATTCGGATAGTACTTAAAGGTCAATTTTTGCGGTTTTCCAACACCCAGTGCCGCATTTACCGCAACGGCAAGAGGAAGACTCGGGCAATGCCCGTCTTCAATAGCAACGGCATAATAGGTTGCCCCGTCAACCAGTTGGGTAGCGGTAGGCAATGGGTTGGTATTGTTTACCGCGTCATTGTAGCTGGCGTACCAGGTTACATTTGCAGGCGTTACCACAAGGTCTGCTATGGTAGCTCCTTCTTCGAACTCTTGCAATGGTGCTCCTTGCGGAGTTGGCAGCCTGTCGTTCAGGGTGACGATGACCAGTGTCCTTTCCGGGCTTTCGCATCCGTTGACCGTTTGCGAGGCATAATAGGTCGTTCCGTCTACCAGCGGCGTATTGCCTGGAAGTTCCTGTGTTGCATTGGCAGAAGCATACCATTTTACCTGCGTCCCCTGTATTGCAAGGTTGCTTATGGTAGGATTGGCGGTACTACAGAATTCCTGTATTTCTTCCGCAACAGGCGGTACTACTTCCTGAGGCTGGGTGATGGTAAATACCTTTGTGATTACGGAACCGTTGGCATCGGTTACCGTAACGGTATAGAT
This portion of the Flavobacterium lindanitolerans genome encodes:
- a CDS encoding ParA family protein, encoding MGKIIAIANQKGGVGKTTTSVNLAASLGVLEKKVLLIDADPQANASSGLGIDVESVEIGTYQILEHSNTPEEATIECSSPNVSVIPAHIDLVAIEIELVDKENREYMLKTALESVKDKYDYILIDCAPSLGLLTLNALTAADSVVIPIQCEYFALEGLGKLLNTIKSVQKIHNPDLDIEGLLLTMYDSRLRLSNQVVEEVQKHFHDMVFETVIQRNVKLSEAPSFGESIINYDATSKGATNYINLAEEIIKKNTK
- a CDS encoding SDR family oxidoreductase; this encodes MDFTKKMLRDNALEGKTIVVTGGGSGLGKAMTKYFLELGAKVAITSRDLEKLRTTAEELEKETGGECLPLACDVRNYEQVETMLASVLEKFGKVDVLLNNAAGNFISPTERLSANAFDTIIDIVLKGSKNCTLAFGKHWIDTKQQNTTILNIVTTYAWTGSAYVVPSATAKAGVLAMTRSLAVEWAKYGIRSNAIAPGPFPTKGAWDRLLPGDLKDKFDLAKKVPLKRVGDHQELANLAAYLVSDFSAYVNGEVITIDGGEWLKGAGQFNLLEAVPEEMWDMLEAMIKAKKNN
- a CDS encoding DUF5683 domain-containing protein, with protein sequence MNKLVSIFFLFFLIGITSVSAQEELNIVVRDSIKGEEINPLAPSKAAFYSAILPGMGQAYNKKYWKIPIVYAALGTGIGIYAYNNKNYHKYRDEYKRRLNGTEDPNGKLSNLTDNQLISAQRQFQKNRDLSLIVTVGIYILNIVEANVDAHLLQFNVSDKLTLKPDIYQNDLNYKKNVGLTLNYNF
- a CDS encoding SRPBCC domain-containing protein, which produces MEKKELTIKAAIQILKPVSEVFEAIVDPEKMANYFIAKGSGRMEEGIEIEWKFPEFDMQFPITVGKIEKDKYVSYYWDVNKKKNLVEITLSSFGKDTVVTVTEKGMENNEEGISWLMGNTEGWANFLACLKAYLEYGINLRKGAFEFRRED
- the dapB gene encoding 4-hydroxy-tetrahydrodipicolinate reductase codes for the protein MKIALLGYGKMGKVIEKIALERGHEIVLRKSAEDTFEGLEQADVAIDFSIPDAAVSNISTCLDNNIPIISGTTGWLDSYDKMVALCQEKNGAFIYGSNFSLGVNIFFQLNDYLAKMMSNIREYKVSMEEIHHTQKLDAPSGTAITLAKGIIENSDYSSWALENAKEDEILIDAKRIENVPGTHSVFYNSAVDTIEIKHIAHSREGFALGAVVAAEWILGKKGVYTMKDVLNLT
- the udk gene encoding uridine kinase, with the protein product MLIIGIAGGTGSGKTTVVQQIMNELPQTEVGIISQDSYYRENHNLSFDERALINFDHPRAIDFELLVAHLKDLKAGKNVEQPVYSFVTHNRTEDTINTHPRKVMIVEGILILANPELRDMFDIKIFVHADPDERLIRRLKRDIAERGRDMEEVLNRYQTTLKPMHEQFIEPTKAFADIIIPNDKYNTVAIDVVRAVINQRIL
- a CDS encoding methylmalonyl-CoA mutase subunit beta, producing the protein MADHLFDDFNPVTSKQWKQQIQYELKGADYNETLIWESPEGIKVKPFYHIDEFENPLSFSEKETAFKIVQNIFVHDLDKSVNRALETLSRGAESIGFTIEDENLDIAKLLEKLPLETITVYFHLSFLSIDFVKKIDTIAKNRNANFFIQIDPIGKLAKEGNWHTNLDSDFNLLNRISISCQNANFLSIDGSLYQNAGANIVQQLAYMLAHANEYFNRMATVSKPITFQVAVGTNYFFEIAKLRALRLLFDLLAKEYDHNSGCHILAVPTKRNKTLYDYNVNMLRTTTECMSAILGGADAVSNLAYDSLYHKDNEFGDRISRNQLLVLKHESYFDKVNNPADGSYYIETLTEQLAEKALALFKDIEANGGLITQLIEGTIQRKIQESAAKEQDLFDSGKEILLGTNKYPNKNDRMSHDLELFPFVKSKPRKTLVTPIIEKRLAEKMEQERLESEKENG
- a CDS encoding ParB/RepB/Spo0J family partition protein; its protein translation is MTKAIKKQALGRGLSALLKDPENDIKSAEDKNADKVVGNIIELEIDAIEINPFQPRTNFNEESLQELATSIRELGVIQPITVRKLDFNKFQLISGERRLRASKLAGLTVVPAYIRLANDNESLVMALVENIQRHDLDPIEIALSYQRLIDEIQLTQEQMSDRVGKKRSTIANYLRLLKLDPIIQTGIRDGFISMGHGRAIINIEDHDIQADIYQKIVSQNLSVRETEALVKNYQDSLKPAPPKAAKGNAFTIDESEKKAIGNYFGTKVDVKVAGNGKGKITIPFHSEEDFNRIIKLIKG
- a CDS encoding FtsB family cell division protein; its protein translation is MKNPFKNIISRYPFLRFLGNRYVLVLALFIAWMVFLDNYSLLDHRILNKEIKELEDNKKYYQDEIKLDEEKIKLLKNPDQIEKYAREKYYMKRDSEDIYIIEFEEDLPEEEQSKSL
- the scpA gene encoding methylmalonyl-CoA mutase yields the protein MKRKDIQHIKLGSQADNKKTLSETVENFLTAEGIELKNTYSEEDIQNLEHLNFGAGFAPNLRGPYATMYVRRPWTIRQYAGFSTAEESNAFYRRNLAAGQKGLSIAFDLPTHRGYDSDHERVVGDVGKAGVAIDSVEDMKVLFDQIPLDEMSVSMTMNGAVLPIMAFYIVAAEEQGVKPELLSGTIQNDILKEFMVRNTYIYPPTPSMKIIADIFDFTSKKMPKFNSISISGYHMQEAGATADIELAYTLADGLEYIRTGLAAGMKIDEFAPRLSFFWAIGMNHFMEIAKMRAGRMLWAKLLKQFNPQDEKSLALRTHCQTSGWSLTEQDPFNNVARTCIEAAAAAFGGTQSLHTNALDEAIALPTDFSARIARNTQIFLQEETKITKTVDPWAGSYYVEKLTDEIVHKAWQLIQEVEELGGMTKAIEAGIPKLRIEEAAARKQARIDSSQDIIVGVNKYRLEKEDPLHILDVDNQMVRRQQIERLEKIKATRNTEKVKENLHKLTEAAKSGQGNLLEIAVDAARNRATLGEISDALETVFGRYKAQIKSFSGVYSKEIKNDESFEKAKQKADEFAKSEGRRPRIMIAKMGQDGHDRGAKVVATGYADVGFDVDIGPLFQTPAEAAKQAVENDVHILGVSSLAAGHKTLVPQVIEELKKYGREDIMVIVGGVIPAQDYQYLFDSGAVAVFGPGTKISEAAITILDILMQE
- a CDS encoding YciI family protein, encoding MKKILLILMLVSCFKANAQTVNPNYDSKLAESLGADDYGMKMYVLAILKTGSNKIDDKEKLNELFKGHMDNINRLAKDGKLIVAGPLKKNDKNYRGIFILNAKTIEEANELLLTDPAIKEKLFEVEVFEWYGSAALPEYLKIHDKIEKTKH